Proteins from a single region of Candidatus Binatia bacterium:
- the mrdA gene encoding penicillin-binding protein 2 has product MRPINPPRREPWRLPAWRLVAFAALIVVALSALIARLIVVQLVDGQRYRAAAQANQIRLIPVAAPRGVIYDRHGAVIARSRPSFVVGLIPSQVTNPYGELASLAQILGIDERALWYRLLHHRGITYADFQAVAQNEPYGPVILATDLPVAVVARLSEVLSNLAGVDLEVQPMRDYPRGKLASHLVGYVGAITQDEYERLKNAGYSPNDVIGKDGLEFTYDSYLRGLPGGERVVVDATGAVVSGAKLPSKPPVPGDTLVTSIDWRLQQIAEGALAQEIRGLGRRSLSGAVVAEDPWTGEILALASYPNYDPNDFAADRWKRIAYDLADSTQPLFNRAIAAATPTGSTFKMVTGSAALTEGVVKVDQVIDDTGGWDCGGYYARDIAAGGLGDTTFVPALAASSDGYFFRLSWWLGNARLRKYALAFGLDAKTGIDLPGENEGNWPTNAWEMRAFGVPMEPSEACFLGIGQGAMQATPLQMVNVASAVINGGTLYEPQIVREIRRPMGGTVKRSSPLVIRHVPVTPEALAAVRAGMARVTDPGGTAYGLAIDGLPFSGKTGTAETQGGNGPNTTWFIAWAPTAHPRLAIAVFVDRSGGYGATVAAPIARQILVKYFNKKG; this is encoded by the coding sequence ATGCGGCCGATCAATCCGCCGCGCCGCGAACCGTGGCGGCTCCCCGCTTGGCGGCTCGTGGCGTTCGCCGCGCTGATCGTCGTCGCGCTGTCGGCGTTGATCGCGCGGCTGATCGTCGTGCAGCTCGTCGACGGACAGCGCTATCGCGCGGCGGCACAGGCAAACCAGATTCGGCTGATTCCGGTGGCCGCGCCGCGCGGCGTGATTTACGACCGGCACGGAGCGGTCATCGCGCGAAGCCGTCCGTCGTTCGTCGTTGGTCTCATCCCCTCGCAGGTGACGAATCCGTACGGCGAGCTCGCGAGCCTCGCGCAAATTCTCGGCATCGATGAACGCGCGCTGTGGTACCGGCTGCTGCACCATCGCGGCATCACGTACGCGGACTTCCAAGCGGTGGCGCAAAACGAGCCGTACGGGCCGGTCATCCTCGCGACGGATCTGCCGGTCGCGGTAGTCGCGCGACTCTCCGAGGTGCTTTCGAATCTTGCGGGCGTGGATCTCGAGGTGCAGCCGATGCGCGACTATCCGCGCGGTAAACTCGCGTCGCATCTCGTCGGCTACGTCGGCGCGATCACGCAAGACGAGTACGAGCGTCTCAAGAACGCGGGCTACTCGCCGAACGATGTCATCGGCAAGGACGGCCTGGAGTTCACGTACGACTCGTATTTACGCGGATTGCCGGGCGGCGAGCGGGTCGTCGTCGATGCGACCGGCGCGGTCGTGTCCGGCGCCAAGCTGCCGTCGAAGCCTCCCGTGCCGGGCGACACGCTGGTGACGAGCATAGATTGGAGGCTGCAGCAGATCGCGGAGGGCGCGCTCGCGCAAGAGATTCGGGGGCTCGGGCGGCGCTCGCTCTCCGGCGCCGTCGTAGCGGAGGATCCCTGGACGGGCGAAATCCTGGCGCTCGCGAGTTATCCCAACTACGACCCCAACGATTTCGCCGCGGATCGCTGGAAGCGCATCGCTTACGATCTCGCGGACTCCACGCAGCCGCTCTTCAACCGCGCCATCGCCGCTGCCACGCCGACGGGCTCGACGTTCAAGATGGTCACCGGTTCCGCGGCGCTGACCGAGGGCGTCGTAAAGGTCGATCAGGTCATCGACGACACGGGCGGCTGGGATTGCGGCGGATACTACGCGCGCGACATCGCGGCCGGCGGGCTCGGCGACACGACGTTCGTACCGGCGCTCGCGGCGTCGAGTGACGGCTACTTCTTCCGGCTCTCGTGGTGGCTCGGCAACGCGCGTCTGCGTAAATACGCGCTCGCCTTCGGGCTCGACGCGAAGACCGGCATCGACCTGCCCGGCGAGAACGAGGGGAACTGGCCGACCAACGCGTGGGAGATGCGTGCGTTCGGCGTGCCGATGGAGCCGAGCGAGGCGTGTTTTTTGGGTATCGGACAGGGCGCGATGCAAGCTACGCCCCTTCAAATGGTCAACGTTGCGTCGGCCGTGATCAACGGCGGCACACTGTACGAGCCGCAGATCGTCCGCGAGATACGCCGGCCTATGGGCGGAACCGTCAAGCGCTCTTCACCGCTGGTGATTCGCCATGTCCCGGTGACGCCGGAGGCGCTCGCCGCGGTGCGCGCGGGGATGGCGCGCGTCACCGATCCCGGCGGAACGGCGTACGGCTTGGCGATCGACGGTTTGCCCTTCTCCGGAAAGACCGGCACCGCCGAGACACAGGGCGGCAACGGTCCAAACACGACGTGGTTCATCGCGTGGGCGCCGACCGCGCATCCGCGGCTCGCGATCGCCGTCTTCGTCGATCGCAGCGGCGGCTACGGCGCGACGGTCGCCGCGCCGATCGCGCGCCAGATTCTGGTCAAGTACTTTAACAAAAAAGGCTGA
- the mreD gene encoding rod shape-determining protein MreD, whose amino-acid sequence MSITRKTPKPHVAPFVGPAWYVAAAWLAAALLAQSTVVHYVAIRSVVPSLVLVAVVWYAIRVDARRAVLYGLAAGLCEDALSAQSGAAWTIATSLSALLASALSRGFFADSIPLVIVITVVATLVRALLYWVVAALGGYPSGLGLMHLHEAVLASALNAIVIVVVMLLGRRFDRAR is encoded by the coding sequence ATGAGCATAACGCGAAAGACTCCTAAGCCGCACGTCGCACCCTTCGTCGGCCCGGCCTGGTACGTCGCGGCCGCGTGGCTGGCGGCTGCGCTCCTCGCGCAGTCGACGGTCGTGCATTACGTCGCGATTCGTAGCGTCGTTCCGAGCCTGGTGCTGGTCGCCGTGGTCTGGTACGCGATTCGCGTGGATGCGCGTCGCGCCGTGCTCTACGGCCTCGCGGCGGGACTCTGCGAGGACGCGTTGTCAGCGCAGTCGGGCGCGGCCTGGACGATCGCGACGAGCCTCAGCGCCCTCCTGGCCAGTGCGCTTTCGCGCGGGTTTTTCGCGGACTCGATTCCGCTTGTCATCGTCATTACGGTCGTGGCGACGCTCGTGCGCGCGCTGCTGTACTGGGTCGTAGCCGCCCTCGGCGGCTATCCGTCCGGGCTCGGCCTCATGCACTTGCACGAAGCGGTCCTCGCTAGCGCGCTCAACGCGATCGTCATCGTCGTCGTGATGTTGCTCGGCCGCCGCTTCGATCGCGCGCGCTGA
- the mreC gene encoding rod shape-determining protein MreC — protein sequence MRCRTRTERHLGVDIFTYRDERRLFALISIIIVAAALALLQINAQRTGSVSPIATVTSSVFGFAQTAVSATIGGARALATNVVSLPRLESENGSLRTRNRRLIEENARLHELAAAYAAETDVRPVVNLYHGVEARVIGFPPENESRAVTIDTGTRSGVRRDDGVVAADGVVGRVVAVTPFSSTVLLASDYTSRIPAVVQRGRWWGIARGNLGSVIVEYIPQDAPLHVGDVVVTGEGRSFRSGVPIGTVTAIERGDATLYQTAVLKTSVDLGALDRVVVVSQ from the coding sequence TTGCGCTGCCGGACACGAACTGAGCGCCACCTGGGGGTCGATATCTTTACCTATCGAGACGAGCGCAGACTCTTTGCGCTAATCAGCATTATCATCGTGGCGGCGGCGCTCGCGCTGCTGCAGATCAACGCGCAGCGCACCGGATCGGTGAGTCCTATTGCGACCGTGACGAGCTCGGTCTTCGGATTCGCGCAGACCGCCGTGTCGGCGACGATCGGCGGCGCGCGCGCGCTGGCCACCAACGTCGTCTCGCTGCCGCGTCTCGAGAGCGAGAACGGAAGCCTTCGCACGCGCAATCGTCGGCTGATCGAGGAGAACGCGCGCCTCCACGAGCTTGCGGCAGCGTACGCCGCCGAGACCGACGTGCGGCCGGTCGTCAACCTCTACCACGGCGTCGAGGCGCGCGTAATCGGATTCCCGCCGGAGAACGAATCCCGCGCCGTGACGATCGACACGGGCACGCGCTCCGGAGTGCGGCGCGATGACGGCGTCGTCGCCGCCGATGGGGTCGTCGGCCGCGTTGTCGCCGTCACACCCTTCTCGAGCACCGTGCTCCTCGCCAGCGATTACACGAGCCGCATTCCGGCGGTCGTGCAGCGCGGACGTTGGTGGGGCATCGCGCGCGGAAATCTTGGCAGCGTCATCGTCGAATACATTCCGCAGGACGCGCCGCTGCACGTCGGCGACGTCGTCGTGACCGGTGAGGGACGCTCGTTCCGCTCCGGCGTTCCGATTGGAACTGTGACCGCGATCGAACGCGGCGACGCCACGCTCTATCAGACCGCGGTGCTCAAGACGTCGGTCGATCTCGGCGCTCTCGATCGCGTTGTCGTCGTCTCGCAGTAG